In one Roseburia intestinalis L1-82 genomic region, the following are encoded:
- a CDS encoding serine hydrolase domain-containing protein: MSDFKNLDRLLQKYVDDGLPNCSCMIAKKGEILYENYFGWADKENTVPLTADHVFRQASLTKIAMYTTGMMLYEQGRFLMSDPLYEYFPEFRHSTKIIQLPNGTLEEVPVEHPITVKQIFNMTCGLPYEMIIGGIPVHHPTAKAMADEMKALRANGYFTLRDQIKAAARVPLAFEPGTRFLYGFASELTAGLLEVLCDKPAEQVIKEMLFEPLDMDSSANFLFGDLESRLVKNYYLKPGKTLADPDCLTVPDKVHEASFVGPLGTVPGFARVITNCRDYTKLMQMLANGGIHNGEHILGRKTIDLIRTNTLTPTMIKEDFSNDYLAGYGYGYGMRTLMNRYEGQHNGMLGQFGWTGGSGTWAECDPETGLSIVYMHNLQPNLEQYHHLRMREVAYGCL; the protein is encoded by the coding sequence ATGTCAGATTTCAAAAACTTAGATCGCCTTTTACAGAAATATGTAGATGATGGACTCCCGAACTGCAGTTGTATGATCGCCAAAAAAGGAGAAATCCTATATGAAAATTACTTTGGCTGGGCAGATAAGGAAAATACCGTTCCTCTTACTGCTGATCATGTATTCCGCCAGGCTTCCCTGACCAAAATTGCAATGTATACAACCGGTATGATGCTTTATGAACAAGGTCGTTTCCTAATGTCAGATCCGCTCTATGAATATTTTCCGGAGTTCCGACATTCTACCAAAATCATCCAGCTGCCGAACGGTACGCTCGAAGAAGTTCCTGTTGAGCATCCGATCACAGTAAAACAAATTTTTAATATGACCTGCGGTCTTCCTTACGAAATGATCATAGGAGGCATCCCGGTTCATCACCCAACTGCAAAAGCAATGGCGGATGAAATGAAAGCTTTGCGTGCCAACGGTTACTTCACTCTGCGCGACCAGATTAAAGCTGCTGCAAGGGTTCCCCTTGCTTTCGAACCTGGAACCCGCTTTCTTTATGGTTTTGCCAGCGAGCTGACCGCCGGTCTCTTAGAAGTACTCTGTGACAAGCCAGCAGAACAGGTCATCAAAGAAATGCTGTTTGAGCCTCTGGATATGGACAGTTCCGCAAATTTCCTGTTCGGAGACCTTGAATCACGGCTTGTAAAAAATTATTACCTGAAACCTGGCAAAACCCTTGCCGATCCTGACTGTCTGACCGTTCCGGATAAAGTACACGAAGCTTCCTTTGTCGGGCCTCTTGGAACGGTTCCCGGCTTTGCCCGCGTCATTACCAACTGTCGTGACTACACAAAGTTGATGCAGATGCTGGCAAACGGTGGCATACACAATGGAGAACATATTCTCGGAAGAAAAACCATAGATCTGATCCGTACGAATACCCTGACTCCAACTATGATAAAGGAAGATTTCTCCAATGACTATCTGGCCGGATACGGTTACGGATATGGTATGCGTACCCTGATGAACCGCTACGAAGGTCAGCACAATGGCATGCTCGGTCAGTTTGGCTGGACCGGTGGCTCCGGAACCTGGGCAGAATGTGATCCGGAAACCGGACTTTCCATTGTATATATGCACAATCTGCAGCCAAACCTCGAACAATATCACCATTTAAGAATGCGTGAAGTTGCTTACGGATGCCTGTAA
- a CDS encoding transposase, which yields MSKSIHREELIVIYRQEILKDIRLFTSQPVAKFYDSLFLNLDLSFVPEFSKTGRKGFSNHAMICSFIVMKCEGFSMITDLVDYLNNNLLIAHYCGFDISAPLPSYWTFDRFLKQLDNDVLSSIMKSQVLYLSKQGIVDTSFIGLDSTPIAANTSQNNPKSFLSNKFKPDNQPKADTDCKLGVHTASNQTNEKKYEFYWGYKNHVLVDCISGLPIYELTTTANVHDSTVALDILADTHTFLPITECTFLADKGYDVKNIYNQVQELYQGECIIPLNKRSTKNPKLLPQGNPVCDAGLAMWKDGKFSDNGCTRQKFCCPLKSSKDADCPCHHKNFYNGKKHRGCTKYITIPDDLRLSVDRDSKYFKSNYSLRTECERYNSRFKNTGQERMWVRNKSSVTNLNTIAHISLLAVAVAAITTGTGQSYRKLKAVKRIA from the coding sequence TTGTCAAAATCAATTCACCGAGAGGAGCTGATTGTTATCTATCGTCAAGAAATTTTGAAAGACATCCGTCTTTTCACTTCACAACCAGTTGCAAAGTTTTACGATTCACTTTTTCTGAATCTCGATTTATCCTTTGTCCCTGAATTCTCTAAAACCGGACGAAAAGGCTTTTCCAATCATGCCATGATTTGTTCGTTTATCGTTATGAAATGTGAAGGCTTTTCAATGATTACGGATCTTGTTGATTATCTTAACAACAACCTTCTAATCGCCCATTACTGCGGTTTTGATATTTCTGCTCCGTTGCCTTCTTACTGGACGTTTGATCGTTTTCTAAAACAGCTTGATAACGATGTACTTTCATCCATTATGAAATCCCAGGTTCTTTATCTTTCAAAACAAGGTATTGTTGATACATCTTTTATTGGTTTGGACTCTACTCCGATTGCTGCAAACACTTCACAGAATAATCCTAAATCTTTTCTATCCAACAAATTTAAGCCTGATAACCAGCCCAAAGCAGATACTGATTGCAAACTTGGCGTACATACTGCTTCTAACCAAACAAACGAGAAAAAGTATGAATTCTACTGGGGTTACAAAAACCACGTCCTTGTTGACTGTATTTCAGGTCTTCCCATTTATGAACTGACCACTACCGCCAATGTCCATGATTCCACTGTTGCGCTTGATATTTTGGCTGACACACATACCTTTCTGCCGATAACCGAATGTACCTTCCTTGCTGATAAAGGCTATGATGTTAAAAATATCTATAATCAGGTACAGGAACTCTACCAAGGCGAATGTATTATTCCATTAAACAAACGATCCACCAAAAATCCAAAACTTCTTCCACAGGGAAATCCTGTCTGCGATGCCGGGCTTGCCATGTGGAAGGATGGTAAATTTTCTGATAATGGATGTACACGCCAAAAATTCTGCTGCCCACTAAAATCAAGCAAAGACGCTGATTGTCCCTGCCATCACAAAAATTTTTACAACGGCAAGAAGCATCGCGGCTGTACAAAATACATCACCATTCCCGATGATTTAAGACTCTCCGTCGACAGAGACAGCAAATATTTCAAAAGTAATTACTCTCTTCGTACAGAATGTGAAAGATACAATTCACGTTTCAAAAATACAGGGCAGGAACGTATGTGGGTAAGAAATAAATCATCTGTTACCAACTTGAATACAATTGCCCATATAAGTCTGTTAGCGGTTGCTGTTGCGGCAATCACCACCGGCACAGGGCAATCCTATCGTAAGCTTAAAGCTGTAAAGCGAATCGCATAA
- a CDS encoding serine hydrolase domain-containing protein, with protein MSNAKQIDQLLEGFLKRGLPGCGLKVVQYGNTLYEGYFGVTDIDTKTPVTKDTLFRQASMSKIPLYTVMMMLYERGKFLLTDPIGDYLPEWKTSTRYDRHPNGYVDIVPTSRPINIRDVMSMKCGLPYCNSAAPTHDLVMTGMQECMQPLWEKGSYTLKEHLSAMSKAPLACDPGTHWIYGFSSELAAGIIEAVCDKPVNDVFKEMLFDPLGMKDTAAIFPDEQTKNRLVTLYAKDLDGNLVPGPDFFDKKHLPGKENEAGWARLYSSVEDYSRLLQMLACGGVYDGTRLMSSTTIDLMRTNGLTREQLLDFPDKGYGYGLGFRTVIDPAAGDLNGSIGAFGWTGGFGSWCEADPAEGLSIVYMHNLIPNDEQYYHPRVRTASYGLL; from the coding sequence ATGTCAAATGCAAAACAAATTGACCAGCTTTTAGAAGGGTTCTTAAAACGCGGTCTTCCAGGCTGCGGACTGAAAGTCGTCCAGTACGGCAACACCCTTTATGAGGGCTATTTCGGTGTCACTGACATCGACACCAAAACACCTGTCACGAAAGACACACTGTTCCGTCAGGCATCTATGTCCAAAATTCCGCTCTACACAGTTATGATGATGCTCTATGAACGTGGCAAGTTTCTCCTCACAGACCCAATTGGAGATTATCTTCCGGAATGGAAGACAAGTACCCGCTACGACAGGCATCCGAACGGCTATGTCGATATCGTTCCAACCAGCCGTCCAATCAATATCCGTGATGTCATGTCCATGAAATGCGGTCTTCCCTATTGTAATTCTGCTGCTCCAACCCACGATCTTGTCATGACTGGCATGCAGGAGTGTATGCAGCCACTCTGGGAAAAAGGATCTTACACTTTGAAAGAACATTTATCTGCCATGTCCAAAGCACCTCTTGCCTGTGATCCGGGCACGCACTGGATTTACGGATTTTCCAGTGAGCTCGCCGCCGGAATCATTGAGGCTGTCTGCGACAAACCTGTCAACGATGTTTTCAAAGAGATGCTCTTCGATCCTCTTGGCATGAAAGACACTGCTGCGATTTTTCCAGACGAACAGACGAAGAACCGTCTTGTCACACTCTATGCCAAAGATCTTGATGGAAATCTTGTTCCAGGACCTGACTTTTTTGATAAAAAGCATCTCCCTGGAAAAGAAAATGAAGCCGGATGGGCAAGACTTTATTCTTCCGTGGAAGATTATTCCAGACTTTTACAGATGCTTGCCTGCGGTGGTGTCTATGACGGGACAAGGCTCATGAGCAGTACGACAATTGATCTGATGCGCACAAATGGTCTCACCAGAGAGCAGCTTCTCGACTTTCCTGACAAAGGATATGGTTACGGACTTGGTTTCCGGACAGTCATTGACCCTGCTGCCGGAGATTTGAACGGGTCCATCGGTGCTTTCGGATGGACCGGCGGCTTCGGAAGCTGGTGCGAAGCAGATCCTGCGGAAGGGCTCTCTATTGTCTATATGCACAATCTGATCCCGAATGATGAGCAGTACTATCATCCGAGAGTACGGACCGCTTCCTACGGATTACTTTAA
- a CDS encoding flagellin: MTLIQNRLEYTVKVDDNTSENLQSAESRIRDTDMADEMTRFSKESILQQAATSMLAQAEDE; encoded by the coding sequence GTGACATTGATTCAGAACCGTCTTGAGTACACTGTCAAAGTTGATGACAACACATCTGAGAACCTGCAGTCCGCTGAATCCCGTATCCGTGATACTGATATGGCAGATGAGATGACAAGATTCTCGAAAGAGAGCATCTTGCAGCAGGCAGCTACTTCCATGCTTGCTCAGGCAGAGGATGAATAA
- a CDS encoding MATE family efflux transporter, with the protein MAQGMKNTVLDHLPAGTDADLAKGKIPHTLPDGVTNRAVYQDILQIALPASVELILSSFTSMADLIMVGNLGTWAITAVGLTTQPKFILMTMVMAMNVGSTALVAQSRGSGNREAAQKYARQAMLLNLTLSILLSVVGFVTARPLVLFMGAKDGHILSAGTAYLQIQMAGFVFFSLTSTITALLRGIGDSKTAMYYNTVANLVNLILNYLLINGHLGFPRLEVAGASLATTISQIVSCILAVIAISKKSCYIHMNLHDDFRPSRKELAEIAAIGLPAALEQFMMRIGSMIFSKAVASLGTVEFAAHQVCMNIQSLTMMNGQVFSISSTSLTGQSLGKKRPDMAQAYTTRCKRCGMAIAITLGILFVIFGRPLSGLYTNDATCITLCIQILWIVAFIQPFQSSQFIVAGALRGAGDTKFVAKLTFFTVMLLRPGLALLAINVFSLGLPGAWFAILTDQIIRSALIAWRYQSGRWKESVLRTKAAA; encoded by the coding sequence ATGGCTCAGGGTATGAAAAACACAGTCCTGGACCATCTGCCCGCCGGAACAGATGCTGACCTTGCAAAAGGGAAAATTCCTCATACGCTTCCAGACGGCGTAACCAACCGGGCTGTTTATCAGGATATTTTGCAAATTGCCTTACCAGCGAGTGTGGAGCTGATTCTGTCTTCCTTCACATCTATGGCCGATCTGATTATGGTAGGAAATCTTGGTACATGGGCAATCACGGCAGTAGGCCTCACGACACAGCCAAAGTTTATCCTTATGACAATGGTCATGGCGATGAATGTCGGTTCCACCGCACTTGTTGCCCAGTCAAGAGGTTCTGGCAACCGGGAAGCTGCACAGAAGTATGCCAGACAGGCAATGTTGCTCAACCTTACTTTAAGCATCCTGCTTTCTGTCGTCGGTTTTGTGACTGCCAGACCGCTCGTTCTTTTCATGGGTGCAAAGGATGGGCACATTTTAAGTGCCGGAACTGCTTACTTGCAGATTCAGATGGCAGGATTCGTATTCTTTTCCCTGACCTCGACCATCACAGCGCTTCTTCGCGGAATTGGCGATTCCAAAACAGCCATGTACTATAACACAGTCGCCAATCTGGTAAACCTGATTCTGAACTACTTACTGATTAACGGACATTTAGGCTTTCCACGCCTTGAGGTTGCGGGCGCTTCTCTTGCCACCACAATCAGCCAGATTGTATCCTGTATCCTTGCAGTGATCGCCATATCAAAGAAAAGCTGTTATATTCATATGAATCTGCATGATGACTTCAGACCAAGCAGAAAAGAGCTCGCAGAAATCGCAGCCATCGGTCTTCCGGCTGCCCTGGAGCAATTTATGATGCGAATTGGTTCTATGATCTTTTCCAAAGCGGTTGCTTCCCTTGGAACAGTTGAATTCGCTGCACATCAGGTCTGTATGAATATTCAATCCCTTACTATGATGAACGGACAAGTATTCTCCATTTCATCGACCTCGCTAACCGGACAAAGCCTTGGAAAAAAAAGACCTGACATGGCACAGGCGTATACCACACGCTGCAAGCGGTGCGGTATGGCAATTGCCATTACACTCGGTATACTCTTTGTAATATTCGGAAGGCCGCTTTCTGGTCTGTACACGAACGACGCAACCTGTATTACACTATGTATCCAGATTCTCTGGATTGTTGCTTTTATCCAGCCATTCCAATCTTCACAGTTTATCGTGGCAGGTGCACTCCGTGGTGCCGGTGATACAAAGTTTGTTGCAAAGCTGACATTTTTCACTGTCATGCTGCTCCGTCCGGGACTTGCTCTTCTGGCAATCAACGTATTTTCCCTTGGACTTCCCGGTGCCTGGTTTGCTATCCTGACCGATCAGATCATCCGTTCTGCCCTGATTGCATGGCGCTATCAGTCTGGCAGGTGGAAGGAATCCGTGCTGCGTACAAAAGCTGCTGCCTGA
- a CDS encoding PHB depolymerase family esterase produces the protein MGLVYKKLEKIGRSMYLYFPEQERRTAFKRCSITILRDGEDEASVRYFLDELGMQKLAEEQEIILSFPNPENGRWNYDFSGETDDLTAFHDFQDAMTKEDDKPLATRPNGIPTYEAMLSVWHPMNDTRYLVGTGSGAHMVCTLAACVAENIAAIFAVGGRLCEEARYQAVNAAVPAFLVDSDRKTQNYFNVVNETEWKETADQITVTRNKRNPSQCVMNSENMQLSKELVNRVWEELFSVTRRTNTSVYGDVEPKPDMKKAGFELYLDDDRLEEKVKVKHTWFVHVPSGVKDGTSGRVPLMLFFHGGSDNPEEAAQMSRFHELGEKEGFITVYPWGTDRTQWNSFLAPDGADDIGYTVALIQYMKEHYPVDPERVYLSGFSNGAGQAQAVAMLHPELIAAICHIDSNWPGIRNGASELTEQDKYLFGLAMEKKKEYDYRMPVWYTYGSREISYPIYYHCSQQHQYDFWKAYNHIRIEETPDLSKPDPSGCGVPGQIQQRIRPSARHPEHYYDVQRFYSDEEHPVNLYNLAMMHDKGHEVADKDPELGWNYVKQFRRLPDGSLKIVSNE, from the coding sequence ATGGGGTTAGTATATAAGAAGCTGGAAAAGATCGGAAGAAGTATGTATCTGTATTTTCCGGAACAGGAAAGAAGGACAGCATTCAAACGCTGCAGCATTACAATATTACGTGATGGAGAAGACGAAGCATCCGTACGGTATTTTTTAGATGAGCTTGGCATGCAAAAACTCGCGGAGGAACAGGAAATCATTCTTTCATTCCCGAATCCGGAAAACGGGCGCTGGAATTATGATTTTTCCGGAGAGACAGATGATCTGACAGCTTTTCATGATTTTCAGGATGCAATGACAAAGGAAGATGATAAGCCTCTTGCAACACGGCCGAACGGGATTCCAACTTATGAAGCTATGTTGAGTGTCTGGCATCCGATGAATGACACCAGGTATCTAGTCGGTACCGGAAGCGGAGCGCATATGGTATGCACGCTTGCAGCCTGTGTGGCAGAGAATATAGCAGCAATTTTTGCAGTGGGTGGAAGGCTATGTGAGGAAGCCAGATATCAGGCGGTGAATGCTGCAGTACCGGCTTTTCTGGTGGACAGTGACAGGAAAACACAGAATTATTTCAATGTTGTTAATGAAACAGAATGGAAAGAGACGGCAGATCAGATTACAGTGACAAGAAATAAAAGAAATCCATCTCAGTGTGTCATGAATTCAGAGAATATGCAGCTTTCCAAAGAACTGGTGAACCGGGTATGGGAAGAACTATTTTCCGTGACCAGGCGCACCAATACCTCTGTGTATGGAGATGTGGAACCAAAACCGGACATGAAAAAAGCCGGGTTTGAACTTTATCTGGATGATGACAGGTTAGAGGAAAAGGTGAAGGTAAAGCATACCTGGTTTGTGCATGTACCTTCCGGTGTGAAAGATGGAACGTCAGGAAGGGTACCACTTATGCTCTTTTTCCATGGAGGATCGGATAACCCGGAGGAAGCCGCACAGATGAGCCGTTTTCATGAACTGGGGGAGAAGGAAGGCTTTATTACTGTGTATCCGTGGGGAACAGACAGAACACAGTGGAACAGCTTTTTAGCACCGGATGGAGCAGATGATATCGGGTATACAGTTGCATTGATCCAATATATGAAAGAACACTATCCAGTTGATCCGGAAAGAGTCTACCTGTCAGGCTTCAGCAATGGAGCAGGACAGGCGCAGGCAGTGGCAATGCTCCACCCGGAACTGATCGCAGCTATCTGTCATATTGACTCAAATTGGCCGGGAATCAGAAATGGTGCCAGTGAACTTACAGAACAGGATAAGTATCTGTTTGGTCTTGCGATGGAGAAAAAGAAAGAATACGATTACCGGATGCCGGTATGGTATACCTATGGTTCCCGGGAAATTTCTTATCCGATTTATTATCATTGCTCCCAACAGCATCAGTATGATTTCTGGAAGGCGTATAATCATATTCGGATCGAAGAGACACCGGATCTTTCCAAACCTGATCCGAGTGGATGCGGTGTGCCGGGGCAGATTCAGCAGAGAATCCGGCCTTCTGCCAGACATCCGGAACATTACTATGACGTTCAGAGGTTTTACTCGGATGAAGAGCATCCAGTGAATCTGTATAATCTGGCGATGATGCATGACAAAGGACATGAGGTAGCAGATAAGGATCCTGAGCTTGGATGGAATTATGTAAAACAGTTTAGAAGACTTCCGGATGGCAGTTTGAAAATAGTTTCTAATGAATAA
- a CDS encoding glycoside hydrolase family 43 protein, which produces MLQIKNPVLPGFNADPSIIRVDDTYYIANSTFEWFPGVRLHESKDLVHWNLLPSALSTTTLLDMKGNPSSGGIWAPDLSYADGKFWLIYTDVKVTEGPFKDMINYLTTAEDIRGPWSDPIRVNGVGFDASLFHDDDGRKYLVQQTWDHREYHHAFDGITVTEFDTDTMKLKPETARTIYAGTDVKLVEGPHLYKINGYYYLFAAQGGTVWTHQEVVARSKTLDALSFETEPGDPFITNFDTPELEIQKQGHGALVETPGGEWYYASLCGRPWNHENESSIDPRGWCPLGRETAIQKVYWDEEGWPRIEGGHGGKVLVDAPKDAILTEAPADHSMHDEFDTPKLHDEWNTLRVPFTEEMGTTGDGRLTLVGKGSLSNKHELSLVAKRWQAFNFDAEVKVKFDPFNYQQMAGLTNFYNDKHWSFAFVTWNEKNGRVIEVAECNRGGYRSFLRDDAIPVPDDVEFVWLRTKVRKQSYSYEYSFDGKNYTEIPGTLDAAVLSDDYVLQSYGGFFTGAFVGMACVDYSGYDQTAEFRSFDYKELD; this is translated from the coding sequence ATGTTGCAGATTAAAAATCCGGTTTTGCCGGGATTTAATGCAGATCCATCCATTATCCGTGTGGATGATACATATTACATTGCGAACTCTACGTTTGAGTGGTTTCCGGGAGTTCGTCTGCACGAGTCAAAAGATTTAGTACATTGGAATCTTCTTCCATCCGCATTGTCCACGACGACATTGCTTGATATGAAAGGAAATCCGTCATCGGGAGGTATCTGGGCGCCGGATCTTTCCTATGCAGATGGAAAATTCTGGCTGATTTATACGGATGTAAAAGTAACCGAAGGACCGTTCAAAGATATGATCAATTATCTGACGACGGCAGAAGATATCCGCGGACCATGGTCGGATCCGATCCGTGTCAATGGTGTGGGATTTGACGCATCGTTGTTCCATGATGATGACGGACGCAAATACCTTGTTCAGCAGACATGGGATCATCGCGAATACCACCATGCTTTTGACGGTATTACAGTGACAGAATTTGACACAGATACAATGAAATTAAAACCGGAGACAGCACGTACGATCTACGCCGGAACGGACGTTAAACTGGTTGAGGGACCACATTTGTATAAGATCAACGGATATTATTATCTGTTTGCTGCACAGGGTGGAACCGTTTGGACACATCAGGAAGTAGTAGCTCGTTCAAAGACGTTAGATGCGTTGAGTTTTGAGACAGAGCCTGGCGATCCGTTTATTACAAACTTTGATACGCCGGAACTTGAGATCCAGAAGCAGGGACATGGTGCTCTCGTAGAGACTCCCGGCGGTGAGTGGTATTATGCAAGTTTGTGTGGAAGACCGTGGAACCACGAAAATGAAAGTTCGATCGACCCACGCGGCTGGTGTCCGCTTGGCCGTGAGACGGCAATTCAGAAAGTATACTGGGATGAAGAAGGCTGGCCGCGTATCGAGGGCGGACATGGCGGAAAAGTGCTTGTGGATGCACCGAAAGATGCAATCTTGACAGAAGCACCGGCAGATCATTCGATGCATGATGAATTTGACACACCAAAACTTCATGATGAGTGGAATACCCTCCGCGTACCATTTACCGAGGAAATGGGTACGACAGGGGATGGCAGGCTGACATTGGTCGGAAAAGGATCCCTCAGCAATAAGCATGAGCTTTCGTTGGTGGCTAAACGCTGGCAGGCATTTAACTTTGATGCCGAAGTGAAAGTGAAATTTGATCCGTTCAACTATCAGCAGATGGCTGGATTGACAAATTTTTACAATGATAAGCACTGGTCATTCGCTTTCGTTACGTGGAATGAGAAAAATGGCCGCGTGATCGAAGTGGCAGAGTGCAATCGTGGCGGCTATCGTTCGTTCCTTCGCGACGATGCGATTCCTGTACCGGATGATGTTGAATTTGTATGGCTTCGCACAAAAGTAAGAAAGCAGTCTTACAGCTACGAGTATTCCTTTGACGGAAAGAACTATACAGAGATTCCGGGCACACTAGATGCCGCTGTATTGTCCGATGATTACGTACTCCAG
- a CDS encoding aldo/keto reductase has translation MLGLGTFMLSPEDAYTSTLEALKMGYSLIDTANAYVNERAVGRAIKDSGIDRKNIFTIIIRRSILNFSNKYRR, from the coding sequence ATGCTTGGACTAGGAACTTTTATGTTATCACCAGAGGATGCCTACACAAGTACATTAGAGGCATTAAAAATGGGATATTCCCTAATTGATACAGCAAATGCTTATGTAAATGAGCGTGCAGTTGGAAGAGCAATCAAGGATAGTGGAATTGACAGAAAAAATATATTTACCATAATAATACGAAGAAGTATTTTGAATTTCAGCAATAAGTACAGAAGATAA
- a CDS encoding TipAS antibiotic-recognition domain-containing protein codes for MSLTGHFYTCSDKILCGLGRMYVGGGELTENIDDVGMVAIYMNPLERNG; via the coding sequence ATGTCACTTACAGGTCATTTTTATACATGTTCTGATAAAATTTTATGCGGTCTTGGAAGAATGTATGTCGGTGGAGGAGAACTTACGGAAAATATTGATGATGTTGGAATGGTAGCCATATATATGAATCCGCTGGAACGGAATGGCTGA